A part of Candidatus Methylomirabilis tolerans genomic DNA contains:
- a CDS encoding formate/nitrite transporter family protein: MDKDQHFSDAYPPREIARKVEGLGVAKARTDLRTLLVLAVLAGAFISLGALFFIVMVTNSTLGFGMTRLVGGLSFCLGLILVVVAGAELFTGNNLIAMAWASQLIGTREVMRNWVLAYLGNVGGCLATVLLVVWANVAGLGGGAVGEMALSIARTKADLSMTEAFVRGVLCNALVCLAVWLAMGGRSVTDKILAILFPITAFVAMGFEHSIANWFFLPLGLALDGEGAVSVVGATRNIVAVTAGNVVGGTLLVAGVYWVAYLRGERRPNDGSS, translated from the coding sequence ATGGATAAAGACCAGCACTTCAGTGACGCCTATCCGCCGCGCGAGATTGCGCGGAAGGTCGAGGGTCTCGGTGTTGCGAAGGCGCGTACCGATTTACGGACGCTGCTCGTGCTGGCCGTATTGGCAGGGGCGTTCATCTCGCTTGGGGCGCTCTTTTTCATCGTCATGGTGACAAACTCCACCCTTGGGTTCGGCATGACGCGGTTGGTCGGCGGCTTAAGCTTCTGCCTCGGGCTGATCCTCGTCGTGGTCGCGGGTGCCGAGCTGTTCACCGGGAATAACCTTATCGCCATGGCCTGGGCGAGCCAACTGATCGGGACTCGAGAGGTCATGCGCAACTGGGTCCTGGCCTACCTGGGCAATGTGGGCGGCTGCCTGGCTACGGTGCTGCTCGTTGTGTGGGCCAACGTTGCCGGTCTGGGCGGGGGCGCGGTCGGCGAGATGGCTCTCAGCATCGCTCGCACGAAGGCCGATCTTTCCATGACCGAGGCCTTCGTGCGCGGCGTTTTGTGCAACGCGCTGGTCTGTCTGGCGGTATGGCTCGCCATGGGCGGGCGTAGCGTGACCGACAAGATTCTGGCGATTCTCTTTCCCATTACCGCATTCGTGGCGATGGGCTTCGAGCACTCTATCGCCAACTGGTTTTTCCTGCCCCTCGGGCTCGCGCTGGATGGGGAAGGCGCAGTATCGGTCGTCGGGGCCACGAGAAACATCGTCGCCGTGACCGCCGGTAACGTGGTCGGTGGCACCCTGCTGGTCGCCGGCGTCTACTGGGTGGCCTACCTTCGAGGCGAGCGTCGGCCAAACGATGGCTCCTCCTGA
- a CDS encoding cation-translocating P-type ATPase — protein sequence MAPPETRRGFDPALWHTLSSETVLAHLQSTPTGLTGAEAAQRLAEHGPNELQATHRISPWTILFEQFRNVLIVILLVATALSAFLGHGIEAIAIAVIVLFACLLGFVQEYRAERATEALRQMAAPTATALRDREEIEIPARALVPGDVVLLRAGDKIPADVRLIEAVNLQIEEAALTGESVPVEKYATPLTNDELALGDRKNMAYAGTAATYGRGRAVVVATGMRTEFGKIAQMLQTVETGRTPLQENLDKVGHVLAWAAFVVVAAIVALGLYRGQPFIEMLIFGIALAVAVVPEALPAVVTISLAIGVQRMVKRHALMRRLPAVETLGSTTVICSDKTGTLTKDEMTVRKIFTAGQVLDVSGAGYEPHGRFSREGQTIEPPGPLILLLRAAALASDAHVVHSEADGRWDVKGDPTEGALIVAAAKAGLHKTDLDSQCPRVSEIPFTSETKRMTTLHSGLEGVVAYAKGAPEVILDSCVRYMTADGDTPLDAEGRKIVAEAARRMAGEALRVLAVASKPHATLENAEYDMTFLGLVGMIDPPRPEAKAAIETCGQAGIKPVMITGDHPLTAQAVARELGLLKAGRVVTGAELEAMSEDEFEREVENIEVYARVSPAHKLGVVTALQKNGHIVAMTGDGVNDAPALKKADIGIAMGITGTDVSKEAAAMTLTDDNFASIVAAVEEGRGIFGNIKKYLMYLLSSNIGEIVLMAGTTLLGLPLPLTAVQILYVNLATDGLPALALAVDPPEPDLMRRKPRNPRTGIFTRPVVTLMVVGGFWSAAVNLGLFVWALNSGRSIAEAMTMTFVSLVLIQFFKAYNFRSDRLSVLNQPFANRWLNVAIIQGVVLLAIIVYAPVLHEPFATFSLPLVDWAIVVVLAFTVSPVLELAKWMERREWFGEMS from the coding sequence ATGGCTCCTCCTGAAACCCGACGGGGATTCGACCCCGCCCTCTGGCATACCCTATCCAGCGAAACTGTCCTGGCTCACCTGCAATCTACGCCCACCGGTCTGACAGGGGCCGAGGCGGCCCAACGGTTGGCAGAACATGGGCCGAATGAACTGCAAGCAACCCACCGTATCTCGCCGTGGACGATTCTCTTTGAGCAGTTCAGGAACGTGTTGATTGTCATTCTGCTCGTGGCGACGGCGCTCTCAGCTTTCCTTGGACACGGGATTGAAGCCATCGCCATTGCCGTCATTGTGCTGTTTGCCTGCCTCTTGGGTTTCGTGCAGGAATACCGGGCCGAACGCGCGACCGAGGCATTGCGGCAAATGGCCGCGCCGACAGCCACCGCCCTCCGCGATCGGGAGGAAATTGAAATCCCCGCGCGCGCCCTCGTGCCGGGCGATGTCGTCCTGTTGCGAGCAGGGGACAAGATCCCGGCCGATGTCAGATTGATTGAAGCCGTTAATCTGCAAATCGAAGAGGCCGCGCTGACGGGCGAGTCGGTTCCGGTAGAAAAATACGCCACGCCCCTCACGAACGATGAATTGGCCTTAGGCGATCGCAAGAATATGGCCTACGCCGGTACCGCCGCAACCTATGGCCGAGGGCGCGCGGTCGTCGTGGCGACGGGCATGCGTACTGAGTTCGGCAAGATTGCCCAGATGCTTCAGACGGTTGAAACCGGCAGGACGCCGTTACAGGAAAATTTGGATAAGGTCGGTCACGTGCTGGCGTGGGCCGCCTTCGTGGTAGTGGCGGCCATTGTTGCCCTTGGCCTGTATCGTGGACAACCGTTCATTGAGATGTTGATTTTTGGTATTGCGCTGGCGGTTGCTGTTGTCCCGGAGGCCTTGCCTGCTGTAGTCACGATCTCACTCGCGATCGGCGTCCAGAGGATGGTCAAGCGCCATGCGCTGATGCGCCGCCTCCCCGCGGTCGAAACGCTCGGCAGCACGACGGTGATCTGTTCCGACAAGACCGGCACACTGACGAAAGACGAGATGACGGTTCGCAAGATCTTTACGGCAGGGCAGGTGCTCGACGTATCCGGGGCAGGCTATGAGCCGCACGGCCGGTTCTCGCGCGAGGGTCAGACCATTGAACCGCCTGGCCCGCTGATCCTGCTCCTGCGCGCCGCCGCGCTCGCCTCTGACGCGCATGTCGTTCACAGTGAGGCCGATGGCCGCTGGGACGTCAAAGGCGATCCGACGGAGGGCGCATTAATTGTCGCCGCCGCCAAAGCCGGGTTGCACAAGACCGACCTTGATTCGCAATGTCCTCGCGTGAGCGAAATCCCCTTCACCTCCGAAACCAAACGCATGACCACGCTGCACAGCGGGCTGGAGGGCGTCGTGGCCTATGCCAAAGGCGCGCCGGAAGTCATCCTTGATTCATGCGTCCGGTACATGACGGCGGATGGAGACACACCCCTTGATGCCGAGGGTCGGAAGATCGTTGCGGAAGCAGCCCGCCGGATGGCAGGCGAGGCATTGCGAGTTCTGGCAGTCGCCTCCAAACCACACGCAACACTGGAAAACGCCGAATACGACATGACCTTCCTTGGATTAGTGGGCATGATTGACCCGCCGCGCCCTGAGGCGAAGGCCGCGATTGAGACGTGCGGACAGGCCGGGATTAAGCCGGTTATGATTACCGGCGACCACCCCCTGACCGCACAGGCGGTTGCCCGCGAATTGGGATTACTCAAGGCAGGCCGTGTCGTGACCGGTGCAGAACTGGAGGCGATGAGCGAGGACGAGTTTGAGCGTGAAGTCGAGAACATCGAAGTCTACGCCAGAGTGTCCCCGGCGCACAAGTTAGGTGTAGTGACGGCCCTGCAAAAGAACGGTCACATCGTTGCGATGACGGGCGACGGGGTCAATGACGCGCCCGCGCTCAAGAAGGCCGACATCGGCATCGCGATGGGCATCACCGGTACGGACGTATCCAAGGAGGCCGCCGCCATGACGCTCACCGATGACAACTTTGCGTCCATTGTTGCGGCAGTGGAAGAGGGTCGGGGCATCTTTGGCAATATCAAAAAATATCTGATGTACCTGCTCTCATCCAACATCGGCGAAATTGTCTTGATGGCCGGAACCACACTGCTGGGCCTGCCCCTGCCGTTGACTGCCGTGCAAATCCTGTACGTCAATCTTGCCACCGACGGCTTGCCCGCATTGGCGTTGGCGGTCGATCCGCCCGAACCCGACCTCATGCGCCGCAAGCCGAGAAATCCACGGACCGGCATCTTCACCCGGCCTGTCGTGACCTTGATGGTCGTGGGTGGATTCTGGTCGGCGGCTGTCAACCTGGGCCTTTTCGTATGGGCGCTGAACTCTGGACGGAGCATCGCAGAGGCCATGACGATGACGTTCGTTTCACTGGTGCTGATTCAGTTCTTTAAGGCCTACAACTTCCGCTCCGACCGACTGTCAGTGCTGAATCAGCCCTTTGCCAACAGGTGGTTAAATGTGGCGATCATCCAGGGAGTAGTGCTGTTGGCTATCATTGTCTACGCCCCTGTCCTGCATGAACCGTTTGCCACGTTCAGTCTGCCGTTAGTGGATTGGGCTATCGTCGTCGTGTTAGCTTTTACGGTGTCGCCCGTGCTGGAATTGGCCAAATGGATGGAGCGGCGCGAATGGTTTGGGGAAATGAGTTAG
- a CDS encoding nucleotidyltransferase family protein produces MGSRVNIPPEGTALLTLVRASLSAIPPVFEGFLSSLDWDLFLRLTRHHRLEPLLCYGLRNSRFAGIPTEIREEWEARRRTSIATALYHQEALREIAAAFADRGLPFVVLKGEALSKAFYPQEGLRPYGDIDLLIRPETYELAKATLMSLGFRLRQTVNEAEKLRLFGEIEFDKEGPVTMTVDLHWDTLMASWEPQSLLSDHGTWASLDQVRLGSHAIPILKGEVLLIYLCVHFAFHHTFDGLILLCDLFLVLKHDAERIDWDRLIAMANRCQCRHALYWSLYFAKSLMAAPVPDSILDRLRPNVLIRALMPTTRLLFRESLVSQMLERYIKFLLIDTQKGRWRALQVWLQSSKRLFGR; encoded by the coding sequence ATGGGTTCGAGGGTAAACATCCCCCCAGAGGGAACCGCGCTGCTTACCTTAGTGCGAGCCTCCCTGTCGGCAATCCCTCCTGTGTTCGAGGGCTTTCTCTCCTCGCTCGATTGGGATTTGTTCCTGCGGTTGACTCGGCATCATCGGCTTGAGCCGCTTCTCTGTTATGGCCTCCGAAACTCTCGCTTTGCTGGGATACCGACTGAGATTCGTGAGGAGTGGGAGGCGCGCCGCCGGACGTCAATCGCTACCGCTCTGTACCATCAGGAAGCGCTGAGAGAAATCGCAGCGGCTTTCGCAGATCGTGGCCTTCCATTTGTTGTCTTGAAGGGTGAGGCGCTCTCGAAGGCATTCTACCCCCAGGAAGGCCTACGACCTTACGGAGATATCGATCTTCTCATCCGACCAGAGACCTACGAGTTGGCAAAAGCGACGCTGATGAGCCTTGGATTTCGACTTCGACAGACGGTCAACGAGGCGGAAAAGCTCCGTCTCTTCGGAGAGATTGAGTTCGATAAAGAGGGTCCCGTGACCATGACGGTGGACCTCCACTGGGACACGCTGATGGCTTCCTGGGAGCCACAATCGTTGCTGAGCGACCACGGAACATGGGCGTCCCTTGATCAAGTTCGCCTGGGAAGTCATGCCATACCGATCCTCAAGGGGGAGGTTCTCCTGATCTACCTCTGTGTTCATTTTGCATTTCATCATACATTTGACGGGCTAATTCTCCTCTGTGATCTCTTCCTGGTTCTCAAGCATGACGCAGAGAGGATCGACTGGGATCGCCTCATTGCGATGGCGAACCGATGTCAGTGTCGGCATGCGCTCTACTGGTCCCTCTATTTTGCCAAATCACTCATGGCTGCTCCGGTGCCAGACTCAATTCTTGACCGGCTGCGACCAAATGTACTGATCCGGGCCCTCATGCCAACCACTCGATTGCTGTTTCGAGAGAGCTTGGTCTCTCAGATGCTGGAACGATACATCAAGTTCCTCTTGATCGATACTCAGAAGGGGCGTTGGCGAGCACTGCAAGTCTGGCTTCAATCAAGCAAGCGACTCTTCGGGAGGTGA